A window of the Dickeya dianthicola NCPPB 453 genome harbors these coding sequences:
- the bamD gene encoding outer membrane protein assembly factor BamD — translation MTRMKYLVAAATLSLTLAGCSNSKDAVPDRPPSELYATAQEKLQDGNFKAAITQLEALDNRYPFGPYAQQVQLDLIYAYYKSAELPLAQASIDRFIRLNPTHPNVDYVLYMRGLTNMAQDDSALQGFFGVDRSDRDPQYARSAFKAFSQLLQGYPNSQYATDTSKRLAFLKERLAKYELSVAQYYTKRGAYVAVVNRVEQMLKDYPDTQATRTALPLMENAYRELQLIAQADKVAKIIAANPSA, via the coding sequence ATGACGCGTATGAAATACCTGGTGGCTGCTGCCACGTTGAGCCTGACGCTGGCTGGTTGCTCCAACTCCAAAGATGCGGTTCCCGACCGTCCACCTTCAGAACTGTACGCCACCGCCCAGGAAAAACTGCAGGACGGTAACTTTAAAGCCGCCATCACGCAGTTGGAAGCGCTGGATAACCGTTATCCATTCGGTCCTTACGCCCAGCAAGTCCAACTGGACCTGATTTACGCCTATTACAAATCCGCCGAGTTGCCGTTGGCTCAGGCGTCGATTGATCGCTTCATCCGCCTGAATCCAACGCACCCGAACGTGGACTATGTCCTCTATATGCGCGGGCTGACCAACATGGCGCAAGATGACAGCGCGTTGCAAGGCTTCTTCGGCGTCGACCGTTCAGACCGCGATCCTCAGTATGCTCGTTCAGCATTTAAAGCCTTCAGCCAGTTGCTTCAGGGCTACCCAAACAGCCAATACGCCACGGACACCAGCAAGCGCCTGGCATTCCTGAAAGAACGTCTAGCCAAGTATGAGCTTTCTGTCGCACAGTATTACACGAAACGCGGCGCTTATGTCGCAGTGGTTAACCGCGTAGAGCAAATGCTGAAGGACTATCCGGATACGCAGGCAACGCGCACCGCGCTGCCGCTGATGGAAAATGCCTATCGGGAACTGCAACTAATCGCACAGGCCGACAAGGTGGCTAAAATTATCGCCGCCAACCCCTCGGCTTGA
- the raiA gene encoding ribosome-associated translation inhibitor RaiA, whose amino-acid sequence MTINITSKQMDITPAIRQHVEDRLSKLDKWQTHLINPHIILSKEPQGFVVDATISTPNGPLVASAKHEDMYTAVNELITKLERQLNKVQHKGEARRTDSCIKDVNLQASAEE is encoded by the coding sequence ATGACTATCAACATTACCAGCAAGCAGATGGATATTACCCCCGCAATACGTCAGCATGTCGAAGACCGTCTCAGCAAACTGGATAAATGGCAGACTCACCTGATTAATCCGCACATTATCCTGTCCAAAGAGCCGCAGGGTTTTGTGGTTGACGCCACCATCAGTACGCCCAATGGCCCACTGGTAGCCAGTGCCAAACACGAAGATATGTATACCGCTGTCAATGAACTCATCACAAAACTGGAACGACAGCTGAATAAAGTCCAGCACAAAGGCGAAGCTCGCCGTACGGACAGTTGCATCAAAGATGTAAATTTACAGGCCTCGGCAGAAGAATAG
- a CDS encoding 3-deoxy-7-phosphoheptulonate synthase has translation MQKDTLNNINISAEQVLITPDELKAKFPLNEPEQQAIALSRKTIADIIHGSDKRLLVVCGPCSIHDTDAALDYARRLQSLSAELSDRLYIVMRVYFEKPRTTVGWKGLINDPYMDGSFDMEAGLHIARDLLLKLVNMGLPLATEALDPNSPQYLGDLFSWSAIGARTTESQTHREMASGLSMPVGFKNGTDGSLGTAINAMKAASMPHRFVGINQSGQVCLLQTQGNPDGHVILRGGKKPNYSAEDVAECEKQMRDAGLNPALMIDCSHGNSSKDYRRQPLVVESAIAQIKSGNRSIIGLMLESHIHEGNQSSEQPRADMRYGVSVTDACISWESTETLLRSVHQELSARSANQ, from the coding sequence ATGCAAAAAGACACGCTCAATAACATTAATATCAGCGCCGAACAGGTTCTTATTACTCCCGACGAACTGAAAGCCAAATTCCCGCTCAATGAGCCGGAGCAGCAGGCGATTGCTCTGTCGCGTAAAACCATTGCTGACATTATTCATGGCAGCGACAAGCGTCTGCTGGTGGTGTGTGGTCCCTGTTCCATTCATGATACGGATGCCGCGCTGGATTACGCGCGTCGTCTGCAATCCCTGTCAGCCGAATTGAGCGATCGGCTGTATATCGTCATGCGTGTCTATTTTGAAAAACCCCGTACCACCGTCGGCTGGAAAGGGCTGATCAATGATCCCTACATGGATGGTTCCTTTGATATGGAAGCGGGGCTGCATATCGCCCGCGATTTGCTGCTTAAGTTGGTAAACATGGGCTTGCCGTTGGCGACCGAAGCGCTGGACCCGAATAGCCCGCAATACCTGGGGGACTTGTTCAGTTGGTCGGCGATTGGCGCCAGAACCACCGAATCCCAGACTCACCGCGAGATGGCCTCCGGATTATCAATGCCGGTGGGTTTCAAGAACGGTACTGACGGTAGTCTCGGTACCGCCATTAATGCGATGAAAGCCGCATCAATGCCGCATCGTTTTGTCGGTATTAATCAGAGCGGTCAGGTTTGCTTATTGCAGACGCAGGGGAACCCGGATGGGCACGTGATCTTGCGTGGCGGCAAAAAGCCGAATTACAGTGCGGAAGACGTAGCTGAGTGTGAAAAACAGATGCGCGATGCAGGACTGAACCCGGCGCTGATGATAGATTGTAGCCACGGTAACTCCAGCAAAGACTACCGCCGGCAGCCACTGGTGGTGGAGTCGGCTATCGCGCAGATCAAATCCGGTAACCGTTCTATTATCGGGCTGATGTTGGAGAGCCATATCCACGAAGGCAATCAGTCTTCCGAACAACCTCGCGCCGACATGCGTTACGGGGTATCGGTGACGGATGCCTGCATCAGTTGGGAAAGTACAGAGACATTGCTGCGTTCGGTTCATCAAGAGCTTAGCGCGCGAAGCGCCAATCAGTGA
- the pheA gene encoding bifunctional chorismate mutase/prephenate dehydratase: protein MTDNPLLALRERITELDMQLLELLAQRRELALDVARAKQHSHRPIRDKEREQDLLSRLAEEGKKRQLDGHYITRLFQLIIEDSVLTQQALLQQHLNSGASHSARVAFLGPKGSYSHLAARQYAARHFDQIIECGCQRFQDIINLVETGQADYAVLPIENTSSGSINDVYDLLQHTGLSIVGELTTPINHCVLVAVDTQLDQIQTVYSHPQPFQQCSHFISRFPHWKIEYCESTAAAMAKVAELNSPHAAALGSEAGGMLYHLQVLEHNLANQAQNITRFIVLARKPIDVTEQVPAKTTLIMATGQQSGALVEALLVLREHGIVMTKLESRPINGNPWEEMFYIDVQANLRSDNTRKALQGLAAITRSLKVLGCYPSENVVPVEPA from the coding sequence ATGACCGATAATCCATTACTGGCGCTGCGAGAGCGCATTACCGAGTTGGATATGCAACTGCTCGAACTGTTGGCGCAACGAAGGGAGTTGGCGCTGGATGTAGCGCGAGCCAAACAGCATTCCCATCGCCCCATTCGCGATAAAGAACGTGAGCAGGATTTACTGTCCCGGCTGGCAGAAGAAGGCAAAAAGCGACAGCTCGACGGTCACTACATTACCCGTCTGTTCCAGTTGATTATCGAAGATTCGGTGCTGACCCAGCAGGCGCTGTTGCAACAGCACCTCAATTCTGGCGCGTCGCACTCCGCTCGCGTCGCTTTTCTGGGCCCCAAAGGCTCTTACTCTCATTTAGCCGCCCGTCAGTATGCCGCGCGCCATTTTGACCAGATTATTGAATGCGGCTGCCAACGTTTTCAAGACATCATCAACCTGGTGGAAACCGGCCAGGCCGATTACGCCGTGCTGCCGATAGAAAACACCAGTTCCGGTTCAATCAACGATGTCTACGACCTGCTGCAGCACACTGGGTTATCCATCGTCGGTGAGCTGACTACGCCTATCAACCATTGCGTATTGGTCGCGGTGGATACGCAGTTGGACCAGATCCAAACCGTTTACAGCCACCCGCAACCTTTCCAGCAGTGCAGCCATTTCATCAGTCGTTTTCCACACTGGAAAATCGAGTACTGCGAAAGCACCGCCGCCGCTATGGCGAAAGTCGCTGAGCTCAATTCCCCGCATGCCGCTGCGCTGGGCAGCGAAGCCGGTGGAATGCTTTATCACTTGCAGGTGCTGGAACACAATCTGGCTAATCAAGCGCAAAACATCACCCGATTCATCGTATTGGCCCGCAAGCCTATCGACGTCACCGAACAAGTGCCGGCTAAAACCACCTTAATCATGGCTACCGGGCAGCAATCCGGCGCACTGGTGGAAGCGCTGCTGGTCCTGCGCGAGCATGGCATTGTGATGACAAAACTGGAGTCACGGCCGATAAACGGCAATCCGTGGGAAGAGATGTTTTATATCGATGTGCAGGCCAATCTGCGCAGCGACAATACCCGTAAAGCACTACAGGGACTGGCCGCTATTACCCGCTCGCTCAAGGTTCTCGGTTGCTACCCCAGCGAAAATGTGGTGCCGGTCGAACCGGCATAA
- the tyrA gene encoding bifunctional chorismate mutase/prephenate dehydrogenase — MVAELTALRDQIDEVDKALLALLSRRLRLVADVGEVKSRYGLPIYAPDREAAMLSSRRQEAETLGVPPDLIEDVLRRVMRESYASENDKGFKTLSPSLRPIVIVGGRGQMGRLFDRMLTLSGYQVRILEQEDWPQAETLLADAGMVIVSVPIHVTEQVIARLPRLPDDCILVDLASVKNAPLQAMLAAHQGPVLGLHPMFGPDIGSLAKQVVVYCDGRQPEAYQWLLEQIQVWGARLHRTSAVEHDQNMAFIQALRHFATFAYGVHLAEENVQLEQLLALSSPIYRLELAMVGRLFAQDPQLYADIIMSSGSNLALIKRYYQRFGEAISLLEAGDKAAFVSSFKKVEHWFGDYSRRFMAESRTLLRQANDIR; from the coding sequence ATGGTCGCTGAACTGACCGCATTGCGTGATCAGATAGATGAGGTAGATAAAGCATTATTGGCGTTGTTGTCGCGTCGGCTGCGTCTGGTGGCGGACGTCGGCGAGGTAAAGAGCCGTTATGGTTTGCCAATTTATGCGCCTGATCGGGAAGCAGCGATGCTGAGTTCACGTCGTCAGGAGGCGGAAACGCTGGGCGTTCCCCCGGATTTGATTGAGGATGTGCTGCGTCGGGTGATGCGGGAGTCCTACGCCAGCGAGAATGACAAAGGGTTTAAAACGCTCTCTCCATCGCTGCGCCCGATTGTGATCGTGGGGGGGCGTGGTCAGATGGGCCGCCTGTTTGACCGAATGCTGACGTTGTCCGGCTATCAGGTGCGTATTCTGGAGCAGGAAGACTGGCCGCAGGCGGAGACTCTATTGGCGGATGCCGGCATGGTGATCGTCAGTGTACCTATCCATGTCACCGAACAGGTTATTGCTCGTCTGCCCCGATTGCCGGATGACTGTATTTTGGTGGATTTGGCGTCGGTCAAGAATGCTCCGTTGCAGGCGATGCTGGCGGCGCATCAGGGGCCGGTATTGGGGTTGCACCCGATGTTCGGCCCGGATATTGGCAGTCTGGCCAAACAGGTCGTTGTGTATTGTGACGGGCGCCAGCCTGAGGCCTACCAGTGGTTGCTGGAGCAAATCCAGGTGTGGGGCGCCCGGCTTCATCGCACCAGCGCGGTGGAACACGACCAAAACATGGCGTTTATTCAGGCACTACGCCATTTCGCGACATTTGCCTATGGCGTGCATCTGGCGGAAGAAAATGTGCAACTGGAACAATTGCTGGCGCTTTCTTCGCCGATATACCGGCTTGAACTGGCGATGGTGGGGCGGTTGTTCGCGCAGGACCCGCAACTCTATGCCGACATCATCATGTCTTCCGGCAGCAATCTGGCATTGATCAAACGCTACTACCAGCGCTTTGGCGAGGCGATTTCATTGCTGGAAGCGGGAGATAAAGCCGCGTTTGTCAGCAGCTTCAAGAAAGTCGAACACTGGTTCGGTGACTATTCGCGGCGATTCATGGCGGAAAGCCGCACCCTGCTGCGTCAGGCGAACGATATTCGCTAG